The DNA region GCACTGAGTATAACACCAGGTATTTTGTGGTTTGAAGCTGAATGATTGACACACTgaagaacaagaaaaacaataacaaaagcaaCTGTCCTTAAAAATATGGACAGTTCTGCTGGTGCCAAGCATTCAAAACAATTATTCAAGTGCAACCTTTACTGGCAATTTGCTTTACATATGACATTGTCCTGCACAAGAAATGAAGGTGGTAGCCTTTTTACTTGCACTTTCAAATTATGTTGAAATTAATGAGTTGATGGAGCAACTTAgagaaaataaaggtttttgaCTCAGGTTAACGGGTCCTAGTAGCTTGTGTACTTCCTGTTTGACAATGTTTACTCTTACAGGCCAGGTGCACCATATGGTGGATCAAAGGATTGGAATTAATCACATGAAATCCTCCAAGAAAGAACAACTCTGAATGGGAAGGAAGAATTAATCAGAGGGTAAAGCAAGCTCTCTTATACAGTATTGATCATATTgcggacaaacaaataatagccttttattaaatatctgttatCTGCTagaaaaaatatacaatatgatTTATGATGCTTAGCGaaaatcattttgaatttgaGAGCTGGCTTGACTTTGAATGTCTAAAGTGTCTAAAATGATCAGTCCTGTTTCAGTACATAAGTACGTTGGTTGAGTTCCTCTACTATACTATAAGCTATAATGTGATAAATTGTAAACCAACTTACcgtatataaataaaagatactcattaaattacagttttattcatttatcaaGCTAACAGaagaaatatacaaacaatGTCTGATACTGATTTGGCTTCATAACAGCAGGCTGGCATTAACTACCACGGCATATAACCCAATGACAATAACATCAAAATCATTTAGATTAAGGTCATTTACAGAATCTATTTGAGCTTATTGTCTATCAAAATATCAGTGCATTTAAATTATCACAAGCCGAATATTAAGAGTATATGCGAGTACAGGAAGACGAAGATGAAACTGTGGTGTTTGTCAGTCATCAAAGTCCGGGATATCATCATAGGAGTAGCCCCGGTAGCCCTTTGATGCATAATAAGCTATTCGTAGGTGGTAAATTCCAGGCAGGAAGACAAGGATCCCAATGATAAGGACAGGCACAGTTCGGTCTGAGTGCtaataaagagaagaaaaaaaacattttaataagagGTAAATATATTGTTCATACTGTAAAAAACTCTGTGGCATTTACAAGTACTTACAGTGACTCCAAAGTATCCAGCCAGTAGAAGGGAGCCAATGATGATTAACAGAGAGCCGATTAAGAAAAGGACTGTGGCTAGTGCTATGGCTTTGTATGGGACTTTGGGTGGGGTCCTTTTGAACTGCAGAGAAGGaa from Cottoperca gobio chromosome 9, fCotGob3.1, whole genome shotgun sequence includes:
- the tmem230b gene encoding transmembrane protein 230b — protein: MPARNTVNGDSEVRYSRLASDDDGYIDLQFKRTPPKVPYKAIALATVLFLIGSLLIIIGSLLLAGYFGVTHSDRTVPVLIIGILVFLPGIYHLRIAYYASKGYRGYSYDDIPDFDD